The following are encoded together in the Corticium candelabrum chromosome 1, ooCorCand1.1, whole genome shotgun sequence genome:
- the LOC134179438 gene encoding uncharacterized protein LOC134179438 translates to MALLCLQALSLVWAICTLASADDNNRKLGNSLYGNVYAVYAGRVSKMLCHFRVPSLPRLFNKTKHQEVFLWCGVEPGGYDVGVLQPVLMYGPDCNSKNGVGYPSDRHYSSHPYWYFSAQYVFPKYKTKKCCHCETGKVFKASPGDFLISVMDFDRENSMWMISMKNAATGDLSVLKVFHPYMNKSLHWKDFSYHYLSFVDVETYEISNISEEMPRDSQWYVVVKMYDDRGKIIHLTSKDWKYHVKPHKEPVVHCTADTCVFNLQSANVSSV, encoded by the coding sequence ATGGCGCTCCTGTGCTTACAGGCGCTTTCTCTTGTATGGGCGATCTGCACGCTCGCCAGCGCAGACGACAACAACAGAAAGCTCGGCAATTCGTTGTACGGTAACGTCTACGCAGTCTACGCCGGGAGAGTGTCAAAGATGCTATGCCATTTCCGTGTGCCCTCTCTGCCCAGACtgttcaacaaaacaaaacaccaaGAGGTGTTTTTGTGGTGCGGAGTTGAGCCAGGTGGATACGATGTCGGTGTACTGCAACCCGTTCTCATGTATGGCCCAGACTGCAACTCAAAAAATGGTGTAGGGTATCCGAGTGACAGACATTACTCATCACACCCCTACTGGTATTTCTCTGCTCAATATGTCTTTCCCAAGTACAAGACGAAAAAATGTTGTCATTGTGAAACGGGAAAAGTGTTCAAGGCATCACCAGGGGATTTCTTAATTTCTGTTATGGACTTTGACAGAGAGAATTCGATGTGGATGATATCAATGAAGAATGCTGCAACTGGTGATCTAAGTGTACTGAAAGTGTTTCATCCTTACATGAACAAGTCTTTACATTGGAAGGATTTCTCATATCATTATCTTTCATTTGTCGATGTGGAAACTTATGAAATTTCCAACATTAGTGAAGAGATGCCTCGTGACTCTCAGTGGTATGTAGTTGTAAAAATGTATGATGACCGTGGCAAGATCATACATTTAACCAGCAAAGATTGGAAATATCATGTTAAACCACACAAGGAGCCAGTTGTTCATTGTACAGCAGACACATGTGTTTTTAATCTCCAATCTGCCAATGTTAGTAGTGTATag
- the LOC134187562 gene encoding uncharacterized protein LOC134187562 translates to MDSSDSLGLYCGLLAGRISRPFVSTKSTMLLKFYTDKDISAQGFTVRYRAEAVPIKEPKIPATNTIDLHLQAAGKILLDGEVVVGSNKVPLLATLQQLNQSIVSYQNQQTIDDTLSRITQLEESINALVFALGQSSLSNTSILHPKCSGNCSGNGICTFQYNSTAAEWVPACSCYPGYLRPACLSRVQTLEGDGSDGTKIISKTENFTTCVTLSGSAVTGSTVIAINYVVPWLKDGDEILVIQMQGQTAGLFEFNRVQKVSRSTLHLTHPLVHNYSTSIKTRAQVVKVPNYSEFRIKKNGKLVAQAWNGTSGGVVAIRAKTFTIDEGGSIDADGKGFRGGPKRAGGGYWSGVTGESWQDTGFPRKDKNGRNAGGGGSSLCYCLYIAGGGSYGSVGLSSMGRPTCGNGGVHGQPGAVYGSSSLTKLFLGSGGGGGCSYHVSSSTYMGHGKCVPNSGSNGGGIIYIGAATATLHGTLTSVGNNNIAKATGNCRLTVGGPGSGGSILLRATTVTLDAATGVFNISGGGRVQIYSTTYTGTGGSGRARVDFETLNGYPHHSASAKTIQSSFPEIGYWGSVVP, encoded by the coding sequence ATGGACTCGTCTGATTCGTTGGGACTCTACTGTGGTCTACTGGCTGGACGTATTTCTCGACCGTTCGTGTCAACCAAGTCTACAATGCTGCTCAAGTTTTACACAGACAAAGATATCTCTGCTCAAGGTTTTACGGTGAGATACCGGGCAGAAGCTGTGCCAATCAAAGAACCGAAAATACCTGCGACTAATACAATAGATCTTCATCTACAAGCTGCCGGAAAAATTTTATTAGATGGAGAAGTAGTTGTGGGAAGCAACAAAGTACCGTTATTGGCCACTCTCCAACAGCTGAATCAATCCATAGTTAGTTatcaaaatcaacaaacaattgatgaCACACTTAGTCGCATTACCCAACTCGAAGAATCAATCAACGCACTCGTGTTTGCTTTGGGGCAATCTAGCTTGAGTAATACGTCTATACTTCATCCCAAATGCTCGGGTAATTGCAGTGGTAACGGTATTTGTACCTTCCAGTACAACTCAACTGCTGCTGAATGGGTACCGGCTTGCTCATGCTACCCCGGATATTTGAGACCCGCCTGTTTGTCCAGAGTGCAAACGTTGGAAGGCGATGGAAGCGACGGCACCAAAATTATTTCTAAAACAGAGAATTTTACAACTTGTGTTACTCTTTCAGGTAGCGCTGTCACAGGCTCTACCGTAATTGCAATTAACTACGTTGTGCCTTGGTTAAAAGACGGAGATGAAATTCTAGTTATTCAAATGCAAGGGCAGACTGCCGGTTTGTTTGAGTTCAATAGAGTTCAAAAGGTTTCCCGTTCAACACTTCATCTCACACATCCACTTGTGCACAACTACTCAACATCTATCAAGACAAGAGCACAAGTAGTCAAAGTGCCCAACTACTCTGAATTTAGAATCAAGAAAAACGGAAAACTTGTCGCACAAGCCTGGAATGGTACGAGCGGTGGAGTAGTAGCCATTAGAGCTAAGACGTTTACTATTGACGAAGGAGGATCCATTGACGCTGACGGAAAAGGTTTTCGTGGTGGCCCAAAAAGAGCTGGCGGCGGATACTGGAGTGGAGTAACAGGAGAGTCGTGGCAAGATACAGGTTTTCCTAGAAAAGATAAAAATGGTAGAAATGCTGGAGGAGGTGGATCGTCCCTCTGTTACTGTCTTTACATAGCAGGAGGAGGAAGTTATGGTTCCGTAGGCTTATCTTCTATGGGGAGACCGACATGTGGTAATGGTGGTGTGCATGGCCAGCCCGGTGCTGTGTACGGCAGCTCTAGTCTGACAAAACTTTTCTTAGGTTcgggaggaggaggaggttgCTCTTATCACGTATCAAGCAGCACATATATGGGACATGGCAAATGTGTTCCAAATTCTGGCTCGAATGGTGGAGGCATTATTTACATCGGTGCTGCAACGGCAACTCTACACGGCACACTAACATCAGTAGGAAACAATAACATCGCAAAAGCAACTGGCAATTGTCGTCTAACCGTCGGTGGACCAGGTAGTGGTGGTTCTATATTACTGAGGGCTACAACGGTGACACTGGATGCTGCAACCGGTGTTTTCAATATTAGTGGAGGAGGCCGTGTCCAAATCTACAGCACCACCTACACTGGAACAGGTGGTAGCGGAAGAGCTCGAGTAGATTTCGAGACTCTAAACGGATATCCACACCATAGTGCCAGTGCAAAGACAATACAGTCTTCATTTCCAGAAATAGGATATTGGGGAAGTGTCGTCCCCTAG
- the LOC134179528 gene encoding ATP-dependent DNA helicase RecQ-like yields the protein MGDMRFQQFLASVSAVLDGIPNFPRPLKSQQESALFAITMKQDVFAILPTGYGKSLVYHLLPLVYKEFYKCEIQPTVLVVSPLVELVKEQVKQLEDKVLVSMVISHSLLDDLLMDNHFLDKCSILFGSPEAILNSAWRDQIQQHTAFQTRLVAVVIDEVHCVTEWGTANKKRQEAAFREWYSQLGQIRALVSFAVPIVAMTATATAETRSTVKQILKMRHPVIVEANPDRPNIKYSVQKIEDDPFVTFKWLVDELKKKTTAAPKTIIYCRRVKDCAYIYRVFQMGIPDCIAYHPAMSEKVAKNRIFGMFHQSTEKEIKDTVIQSFRKPDGVCRIVITTIALGMGMDFQNIRRVINYGPPNTLEQYSQQCGRAGRDNEQSIAAIYYHGRHLTTCDEALRGYTSQTESCRRELLLGHFDAPNKYVHDWIETCPNTKGLTPATDEMEKQNASTGVPKINDSNSLEPEG from the exons ATGGGTGACATGCGCTTTCAGCAGTTTTTGGCCAGTGTTTCTGCTGTCCTGGATGGTATACCCAACTTTCCAAGACCTCTAAAGAGTCAGCAAGAGAGTGCCCTCTTTGCAATAACTATGAAGCAAGATGTCTTTGCCATTTTACCTACTGGATATGGGAAATCCTTGGTTTACCATCTACTGCCATTAGTATACAAAGAGTTTTACAAATGTGAGATCCAGCCAACAGTTTTGGTTGTTTCTCCATTAGTAGAACTCGTGAAAGAACAGGTCAAACAACTAGAAGACAAAGTTTTAGTTTCCATGGTCATTTCCCATTCCTTACTGGATGACCTTCTCATGGACAATCACTTCTTGGACAAGTGTTCTATACTATTTGGCAGTCCAGAAGCTATTCTCAACAGTGCATGGAGAGATCAAATACAACAGCATACAGCATTTCAAACTCGTCTGGTTGCTGTTGTAATTGATGAAGTTCACTGCGTAACAGAATG GGGAACTGCAAACAAAAAACGGCAAGAGGCTGCATTTCGTGAATGGTATTCACAACTTGGTCAGATCAGAGCTCTAGTAAGTTTTGCAGTTCCAATTGTAGCCAtgacagcaactgcaacaGCAGAGACAAGATCAACAgttaaacaaatactcaaaaTGAGACACCCTGTAATAGTAGAAGCTAACCCCGATCGACCAAACATCAAATACAGCGTGCAAAAGATCGAAGATGATCCATTTGTGACATTTAAATGGCTTGTTGATGAGCTGAAGAAGAAAACAACAGCCGCTCCTAAAACAATCATTTACTGCAGACGAGTCAAAGACTGTGCCTACATCTACAGAGTCTTTCAGATGGGCATACCTGATTGCATTGCATACCATCCTGCCATGAGTGAGAAAGTTGCTAAAAACCGCATATTTGGGATGTTTCATCAATCCACAGAAAAAGAAATTAAAGATACAGTCATCCAGTCATTCAGAAAACCAGATGGTGTGTGCAGAATTGTCATTACAACAATTGCTCTTGGAATGGGAATGGACTTCCAAAACATTAGACGAGTAATCAACTATGGTCCCCCTAATACACTTGAGCAATATAGTCAGCAATGTGGCCGGGCAGGGAGAGACAATGAACAATCAATAGCTGCAATCTACTATCATGGACGACATCTCACAACTTGTGATGAAGCACTAAGAGGATATACATCTCAGACAGAGTCATGCCGTAGAGAGCTTCTTCTTGGCCACTTTG ATGCTCCCAACAAGTATGTACATGACTGGATTGAAACATGTCCCAACACCAAGGGTCTGACTCCAGCAACTGATGAGATGGAGAAACAAAATGCAAGCACTGGTGTTCCAAAGATCAATGACAGTAACAGTCTTGAGCCAGAAGGCTAA
- the LOC134196588 gene encoding uncharacterized protein LOC134196588: MGHGKCVPNSGSNGGGIIYIGAATATLHGTLTSAGNNNIAKATGNCRQTVGGPGSGGSILLRATTLTLDAATGVFNISGGGRVQIYSTTYTGTGGSGRARVDFETLNGYPHHSASAKTIQSSFPEIGYWGSVAP; the protein is encoded by the coding sequence ATGGGACATGGCAAATGTGTTCCAAATTCTGGCTCGAATGGTGGAGGCATTATTTACATCGGTGCTGCAACGGCAACTCTACACGGCACACTAACATCAGCAGGAAACAATAACATCGCAAAAGCAACTGGCAATTGTCGTCAAACCGTCGGTGGACCAGGTAGTGGTGGTTCTATATTACTGAGGGCTACAACGTTGACACTGGATGCTGCAACCGGTGTTTTCAATATTAGTGGAGGAGGCCGTGTCCAAATCTACAGCACCACCTACACTGGAACAGGTGGTAGCGGAAGAGCTCGAGTAGATTTCGAGACTCTAAACGGATATCCACACCATAGTGCCAGTGCAAAGACAATACAGTCTTCATTTCCAGAAATAGGATATTGGGGAAGTGTCGCCCCCTAG
- the LOC134189615 gene encoding uncharacterized protein LOC134189615, which yields MTEEGKSAFRFDNTSNDNTSNDNTSNDNTLDFVYNYYDPPGDVLSSYSFHAVVWMLLSIGIIGNILVVVWRVTQKRDQRSSPVSILIIMLSVSDFLYCVHLLLLESLVVDVDLDQTKHLSYVSARNMCTASACLSLFSCLAAQWVTFNIAVYSFQAMSEFCSRCCCSLVHKRNLVIIIICQVLINLMIIVIIIIDFPSTIGDYEFSLQDYDKHTIQYPHVDVINNVIPTEIYNGTKFSSYSRRERIAEIFGRCALTQTNGYEFCSNSSRSFTHDNQTTIYDSSECIMNSYSFYNPNSNLNSSTATIIALITAFLNTVLTLTSAFLYLFVCLKLRARSANITGRSDMHKLQLRLSVIVLLNTLCWIPVTVLHWKTFNDKVSVGNVNRPNDFTAASVLLISISPAINPLIYTFTGKNFLHSIRKRIKRYVSLRRNNFNYHDDHIRGVERCSCIPCVRCVHRDEENDPDYWHTEDTSDWNSEQSSLLKSTNESSETS from the exons ATGACAGAAGAGGGTAAATCTGCTTTTCGTTTCGACAACACCAGCAACGACAACACCAGCAACGACAACACCAGCAACGACAACACACTGGACTTTGTGTATAACTATTACGATCCACCTGGAGACG TTTTGTCCAGTTATTCTTTCCAtgcagttgtttggatgttaCTTTCAATAGGAATTATTGGCAACATATTGGTTGTGGTGTGGAGAGTCACACAGAAAAGAGATCAGAGATCGTCTCCTGTCTCaatcctcatcatcatgctATCAGTATCAGacttcttgtattgtgttcaTTTGCTTCTTCTGGAGAGTCTAGTGGTTGATGTTGATCTAGACCAAACAAAGCATCTGTCATACGTCTCTGCTCGTAACATGTGCACAGCAagtgcatgtctgtctctgttttcttgtctcGCAGCTCAGTGGGTAACTTTCAATATTGCAGTTTACTCGTTTCAAGCAATGAGCGAGTTCTGTTCtcgttgttgctgttcactAGTTCACAAGCGAAATCTGGTCATCATAATTATCTGCCAAGTTTTGATCAACCTTATgataatagtaataattattattgattttcCCTCTACCATTGGTGATTACGAGTTTAGTCTACAAGATtatgacaaacatacaatcCAATACCCACATGTAGATGTAATCAATAACGTCATACCTACAGAAATTTACAACGGGACAAAATTTTCTAGTTACTCAAGACGTGAACGTATTGCCGAAATATTTGGACGTTGCGCtttgacacagacaaatggatatgaaTTTTGCTCCAACTCTAGTAGGTCATTCACACACGACAACCAGACAACGATCTACGATTCCAGTGAATGCATAATGAATAGTTATTCCTTCTATAATCCGAACTCGAACCTTAACAGttctacagcaacaataatAGCATTAATCACAGCTTTTCTAAATACTGTTCTTACATTGACATCTGCTTTTctctatttatttgtgtgtctaaaGCTTCGTGCAAGATCAGCAAACATAACGGGAAGATCTGACATGCACAAACTTCAATTGCGTTTGAGTGTAATTGTTCTTCTGAACACTCTGTGTTGGATTCCTGTCACTGTACTACATTGGAAAACTTTTAATGACAAAGTTAGTGTAGGAAACGTGAATAGGCCAAACGATTTTACTGCAGCAAGTGTTCTTCTCATCTCAATCAGTCCAGCAATTAATCCTCTCATCTACACATTCACAGGAAAGAACTTTTTACATTCAATTCGCAAACGAATAAAACGCTACGTATCTCTGAGACGGAACAATTTCAACTACCACGACGATCACATTAGAGGAGTTGAACGTTGCAGCTGTATTCCATGTGTGAGATGTGTTCACCGAGATGAAGAGAATGATCCAGACTACTGGCATACTGAAGATACTTCTGACTGGAATTCTGAGCAGAGTAGTCTCCTGAAGTCTACCAATGAGTCAAGTGAAACTAGTTAA